A region from the Mycoplasmopsis phocirhinis genome encodes:
- a CDS encoding exonuclease domain-containing protein has protein sequence MSTIDNNLNPTKLCFSQEQNEIIKSSTTNNIIINAVAGSGKTTTIVGIVQANFNKKILILTYNTRLMEDTKVKINKHLMDNNAEFIEIRTFHSFAASYWASSCRNDDELNIIISQYSQNIKNIDFDLIIIDEAQDLTPILWNLCQLIFANNIKNKSCRYILLGDVNQTIYQHNRATPYYFINADTLINNNIEWKKMSLTNSFRVKQNIWEFLKTNDLNPNNGSNFSTQNSTFNIYVWQNEFIQKISDLIEEKIKIYGEQNIFVISPFINNTLIENSLVMVANEISKRGYGTYYPISNLTEINDKILKNKVVFASVHQSKGRERKCVIVYNFNSNVEKNFNINEDNQISKNLYYVALTRASEDLTLVNFYSKYNQNFFPSFIDTNFILKQDFFYTDLNKYDLVTSQTTKHQDFERIYTLQNFINTLTPTQRFEISQFIKKIWLQYPVQPLELKNNITLKSKKQIYDVVSINNVYVKLLYFFKNCKNINNLARILHINEKKHFNALIEQIQEIMNLNNNQKFISLAMVFDSCFRADFIAPNSIDIKYRNWISSKQSQTIYQRLSNIQDNNSLLRFKVEFENISTIIDLIDYQNEIVYALKFNETLNDNDIFEMALIGILINLNKLNEFQNFRLIIFNIYNNSKLEVELENINELCKLFKNYLKDLTKPKLDINYQKSIVDLSKQNKILINYVTVKLNKKENKIVQKNNKFVFFDFETTGFNGYVCQIGMVIVENDEIVAKINKLINPLRPITLEAMWQHRISDEMVENETTFAQFWPQISQYFNGEYLLIAHNIAFDIRVLMRELTRMDLALTTQIDFFCSRFGLAKYNSNEFKYTQKLDQIATKLNIKFTHHNAYADALAIYQIFASLESSVNKLISKAIDNGYNAWKLKLN, from the coding sequence ATGTCAACCATCGATAACAACTTAAATCCAACAAAATTATGTTTTAGTCAAGAACAAAACGAAATTATCAAATCTTCAACGACAAATAATATAATCATCAATGCCGTAGCCGGTTCAGGTAAAACCACAACAATTGTTGGTATTGTACAAGCAAATTTCAATAAAAAAATATTAATTTTAACTTACAATACTCGTTTAATGGAAGATACTAAAGTAAAAATTAATAAACATCTTATGGATAATAATGCAGAATTTATAGAAATACGAACATTTCATTCATTCGCTGCTTCATATTGAGCAAGTTCATGTCGTAATGATGATGAATTAAACATAATAATAAGTCAATATTCACAAAATATAAAAAATATAGATTTTGACTTAATAATTATTGACGAAGCACAAGATTTAACGCCAATATTATGAAATTTATGTCAATTAATTTTTGCTAATAACATCAAAAATAAATCATGTCGTTATATTTTGCTTGGTGATGTTAATCAAACTATTTATCAACATAATAGAGCAACACCGTATTATTTTATTAATGCTGATACATTAATAAATAATAATATTGAATGAAAAAAAATGTCTTTAACAAATAGTTTTAGAGTTAAACAAAATATCTGAGAATTTTTAAAAACTAATGATTTAAATCCTAATAATGGCAGTAATTTTTCAACACAAAATTCCACATTTAACATTTATGTTTGACAAAATGAATTCATACAAAAAATAAGTGATTTGATTGAGGAAAAAATTAAAATATACGGCGAGCAAAATATTTTTGTGATTTCACCTTTTATCAACAACACTTTAATTGAAAATAGTCTAGTTATGGTGGCTAATGAAATAAGTAAACGTGGATATGGAACGTATTATCCAATTTCAAATTTAACAGAAATTAATGACAAAATTCTAAAAAATAAAGTTGTATTCGCAAGTGTTCATCAAAGCAAAGGTCGTGAAAGAAAATGTGTAATTGTCTATAATTTTAATTCCAATGTTGAAAAAAACTTCAATATCAATGAAGATAATCAAATATCTAAAAATTTATATTATGTTGCTTTAACTAGAGCCAGTGAGGATCTAACTTTGGTTAATTTTTATTCAAAATATAACCAAAACTTTTTTCCTTCTTTTATTGACACAAATTTTATTCTAAAACAAGATTTTTTTTATACGGATTTAAATAAGTATGATTTAGTTACATCGCAAACAACTAAACATCAAGATTTTGAGCGAATTTACACTTTGCAAAATTTTATTAACACATTAACTCCAACACAACGCTTTGAAATTTCGCAATTTATCAAAAAAATATGATTACAGTATCCCGTACAACCTTTGGAATTAAAAAACAACATTACATTAAAATCTAAAAAACAAATATACGATGTTGTTTCGATTAATAATGTTTATGTAAAATTGCTATATTTTTTCAAAAATTGCAAAAACATCAATAATTTAGCAAGAATTTTACACATTAATGAAAAAAAACATTTCAATGCACTAATTGAACAAATTCAAGAAATTATGAATTTAAATAATAATCAAAAATTTATTTCCTTGGCAATGGTTTTTGATTCTTGTTTTAGAGCAGATTTTATAGCCCCAAATTCTATTGATATAAAATACAGAAACTGAATCAGTAGCAAGCAAAGCCAAACAATTTATCAACGTTTAAGTAATATACAAGACAATAATTCACTTTTAAGATTTAAAGTTGAATTTGAAAATATTTCAACAATCATTGATTTAATCGATTATCAAAATGAAATTGTATATGCACTTAAATTTAATGAAACATTAAATGATAATGATATTTTTGAAATGGCATTAATTGGTATTTTAATAAATTTAAATAAGTTAAATGAATTCCAAAACTTTCGCTTAATTATTTTTAATATTTATAATAATTCTAAACTAGAAGTTGAATTAGAAAATATTAATGAATTATGTAAATTATTTAAGAATTATCTTAAAGACCTAACTAAACCAAAATTAGACATTAATTATCAAAAGTCAATAGTTGATTTAAGTAAACAAAATAAAATTTTAATAAATTATGTAACAGTAAAATTAAACAAAAAAGAAAATAAAATTGTTCAAAAAAATAACAAGTTTGTTTTTTTTGATTTTGAAACCACCGGATTTAATGGTTATGTTTGTCAAATTGGAATGGTTATTGTTGAAAACGATGAAATTGTTGCTAAAATTAATAAATTGATTAATCCTTTAAGACCAATCACGTTAGAAGCAATGTGACAACACCGCATTAGTGATGAAATGGTTGAAAATGAAACTACCTTTGCTCAATTTTGACCACAAATTAGTCAATATTTTAATGGCGAATATTTGTTAATAGCACACAATATTGCATTTGATATCCGTGTTTTAATGCGAGAATTAACACGAATGGATTTAGCACTTACGACACAAATTGATTTTTTTTGTAGTCGTTTTGGTTTAGCAAAATACAATTCAAATGAATTTAAATATACACAAAAACTTGATCAAATCGCAACTAAATTAAACATTAAATTCACACACCATAACGCATACGCTGATGCTTTAGCAATTTATCAAATTTTTGCAAGTCTTGAATCTAGTGTCAATAAATTAATATCTAAAGCTATTGATAATGGTTATAACGCGTGAAAATTAAAATTAAATTAG
- a CDS encoding antibiotic biosynthesis monooxygenase — translation MISLIIKEIKIKKENMNNFNEYIKNWIYVSKQQELNLSIDGFWAGDKFNIVERWSSEESFNKFAKTEQYKEFLTFVENSAQMPLKIKKYKTII, via the coding sequence ATGATTAGTTTAATTATTAAAGAAATTAAGATAAAAAAAGAAAATATGAATAATTTCAATGAATATATTAAAAATTGAATTTATGTTTCTAAACAACAAGAATTAAATTTATCTATCGATGGATTTTGGGCTGGCGACAAATTTAACATAGTTGAGCGTTGAAGTTCAGAAGAATCGTTTAATAAATTTGCTAAAACGGAACAATATAAAGAATTTTTAACTTTTGTTGAAAATTCTGCTCAAATGCCTTTAAAAATAAAAAAATATAAAACAATAATTTAA